cacgtcttTAATAGTGCTTGGACCTCAAAATGGAATCGATGCTCAAGTGACAAGGCAGGTTGAGATCCAGAAGCCAGGACCACGTgctgttttatgttttttttttccgagtcACTTCCTTTTCATCTTCTTGGCCCACCTCTCCTGCTGATGCTGCCTCTCCTTCAGCGACAGCCACACTGTGAGCGAAGCTCCTGAGAACACAAATTGTTTTGAATGACTCCCTCCCGCCTTTCATGGCCACGAAAGCGACGTCTTACCCAACACGAGGAGCGGCAGCGAGACCAGGAGGACAAGCGGCCGATggacggccgccgccgccgttgcgTTCCCCGCCAACAACGATTCCTGCTCCAAGTAACGCATCACCTGCCAAATCGTCACCCCtgttgggaaaaaaatggtGTATCTTGGAGGTTTCCACACCTGCCAGGCTGCTTCAAACTAAAATGTTTAAAttcttgcatgatttgaattttcttttttatttaaaaaaaaatcaataaaaagtaATTAATTACAAAATTGATGTCATTCGGCGGGACTGGATCACCTTCCGTGACGGCAGAGAGGACGTATACGGGGATCCACAGAGTGTAGCGGGCCCACAGCATGGTGGCGGAGGGGGCGTCCATCACGCACATCACTTCGTGAGGGTACCTGGGCACAAAACCGGACGCtgaggcccggcccggcccggatgGTTTCATCCCGTGCGAGCGGGCACCTGAGCAAGTCGGAGATGTTCCAGAAGAAGAGCTGCAGGCACACCACCGGTTTGCTCTGAACTTCGTCTAAGCGGATGAGCGTGAGCAGGAGGAGGTTCTTCTCCAAAACCTGGACACAACGTCAAGCTTCAGGTGCGGTCGGTCGGACCGCATCGGCCAGGAAGGCGATTGGCCGTACTTGGATGAGGCGCGGGAGCAGTCTGGCTTTCTCAATCCGGTCAGCAATGTGGAAAATCTCCAAGACGGAGAGCAACTGGCAGAGGCTCATGACCAAGCCGACCGAGTGAAACGTGTCTGCGAGGGCATCTGCAGAAACAATTTGTGTCTTATGACCCAGCCGCTAAGGGCCAGCAAAATTTGCCCGACCTTGTCCGAAGGTGAGAAACCTGACAATCATGTTCGTCAGAATCCACGTGTGTCCACAGAACTGGAACAGATTGTAGAAGAAAATGTAGGCATGCCTGAAGCTGAGcctggagtaaaaaaaaaatagtcactcCCAAGCAAAAtgttacttttcttttttaatgatgtcattttgttttcctACAGCACCTGTCTCTACTTATCGTAACCAAACGTGTTTGCCAATAAATCGTAGAAGCTCATCAATTGAATGTCGCTCACTTACATTGTCTCTTCAAAGTCGACTTTGTTTTCAGCGCCCTTCTAacgactgttttttttgttgtttttttttctaggcaGCAGCGGAAGCAGGAAAAGAGCTGCAATGTTTGCTCAGCTGCACTTCCTGATTAGCGCTCTTTGAATGGAGGCTTTCAGTCATAGGAAACTGAAAGAAAAACACATCTATTGTACGTATCGACATATCACTATTACTATTGAATTTAaattgaaaaacacacacacacacacacaatgttgaatgcttctttttatgttttgatgaaTGACTATTGACAAGTAGCATTTTCAGACATGAAGTGCAAAGGAGCTATTTTGTTTATAagcttttcatttaaaaaataatctcCTTTAGTGAAAAAGTACAaattaacatgttttttttgtttgtactgCTTGGCATTCAAATCTTAAATTGAATCAGAAcaattttttaataatttttttttgttaaattacCCCACAGTGCAAATATGCTAATTCTTTATTTGTTTaactttttaatatattttttattaatatatatatattttttattatatatatcttGTGTATTTATTAAATCATGCTACAAACCTCAAATTATTTTTACGAAATTAAATCAAGTCAGCAAATTCCATACATAACTTGAAACCATTATTTTATATTCAAACAATCATTCAGTTGACAACAAAAAATAtgaaagtacacacacacagagacacacagggtaaatacataaatacatgtaCAGATATGACAGGTATTGCACTTTTATTCTAATATTATTCTTTCGGAAGACAACAGCAACGTGTATGTTATAAAGTGCTTGCATGTCGGTTGAGGCTTGACATGTCAATCATTTGCAAGTTAAAGATGATTTCATACACAATACATATAAATACTATATATTTCTGTGGTTCTGGATACGCAGAGAGAGATGATTATACTTATACCCGTTATTTAAGAGTAGTGGTTCTCAACCAGGGGCCCTCAGAGGGCTGTGAGCTATTGCTTTGCGGTTGCAAAATAATTGGCAATAAATTGTTTGCTATCATTTTTAAGAATTCATGTGCAGAAAGACAGAAATAAAGGTGTAATAGTGCGAAAACAAAATATACTCaatcgtaatttttttttttttgttaagatTACATTATTTACATTTCTGGTACGCCTTTTTACCTCAGCAAAATACATCTTTGAAAGATTGCAActtttttggggaaaataaaacatttaaaatcagCGTTGTTCTTGTAAATATTCAATGGTTTACCTTGTTAATTCTCTATCCtaattctccattttttttattgtaaaaatACGACTTTATTCTTGTAACATTTCAACTCTTTCTTCCGTCAAAATACGTCACTGTTTTTGATTACGTTTATTTCATGTCTTCTATTGTTCtaactttgttttttcttaaaaataaaaatttcttCCTGTAACATGCTGACGTTTCCCTTCAACATTGGCCAGCTTTCTAAATTTCATGTTATGCCTGGTGGTCACGTGTCATCGCCGTTACAATTAGAACCGGAATCGTGACCCCCCCCAGACCCAATGTTGGAAACCCCTCCCCCGTTTCAGTCGGCTGGCGGCGGCACGACGGTCATGAGAGTGCGTCCGTCGAACGGCGCGAACAACGGGTACACCTTCCCCTTGAATTTGCCCGTAAATGTATAAATGTGCGTCTTGCTTTCGGCGTTGTAGAAAGACACCTGACCGACCTCGTAGTCTAAATAGACGCCCATCCGCCGCGGCACCAGGCCGGCGGGCAGCACCGTCTCGGGCTTGGTACAGGCGTAGAACTGGTGCGTGCTCCGCCACAGGCACCAAAAACCCGTCTCGGGGTTCATGGGGAAGCGGCCGTGACGGCGGGAGTCGACGGCGGCCAGCCCCACGCGCCAGTAGCCATTTTTGGCGATGTCCACTTCCCAGTAATGGCGTCCGCGGCTGTAGCCTTCCCAAGCCAGCACGCAGGGCCAGCTGTCGAAGCGCTGCGAGCTGTACGGCAGGTCGGCCTCCGACAGGCCCTCCTGGACTTGCCGATTGTCCACGGATAGACTCAGCCACGGGTGGTTGGTGTTTGCGTCCAGAGTTACGTCGGCTGTGACGGACGGAGGAGAAATTCTCAGAAAAGCTGACGCGGCCAAAATATCGCCATATGGCAAAAAAATATGACAAGCCGAGCACACGTGCGGTGATCTTTTTTTTGGCCTCACCTTGTGCACCGCGGATCCAACTCCAAACTGCAAATGAGACGCACGTGAGTCCAAATTCGTTCAGGAATCCCTTTTTTGCGTGTTTGAAATCAAAAGCTACCTGAGTTGGGGATGTATCTTGACGAGCCCGCTTTCCAGGCGCGCTGTTTTACCGGCAGCCATAACTGCGGGATCATcccctaaaaaaacaaaacaaaaaaacacgtcAATTGACCCAGATTGTAAACGTTTGACCTGAACCAACAACATTTTTTACAAGCGCAATAATGGCAAAGTTCAAAGTCTTGAACGTTACAATTTTGCCCAAAACAAAAGAaggaaatgaaataaaactttgggcgaaatttttatcCGGACTCCCGATATAATGTTAAAAATCAAAAGGCCGGTATGGGTCCAAAACCTGCTACTTCcccgttctttttttttatgacgacaattttccattttttaaaaaatcacatcTGCTAATCGAGTGTTTGTGTTTCTAAACGGAAGCACAAAACTTTGCCCGAGGGTATTTCAACGCTGCGTAATGACCGATAAGCAATAAAGGAGAAATGTGTCGGAGGTTATCGACACCGCCGCGTTTATATAAACTCAGCGACCTGACTCATTGATTGCGCTCTCGCACGCACACGAAGGTTGCCGTTATATAACCGCTTTATCGTTCGTTATCAGCTTTACTTTACGACGCCCAACCCGAGCGATCCCGCCTTTAACGGCTTGATTGCACCTTCCAGGCTGACTTTTATATTTGTAATGATCTTTTTATTTCCTCAGGCTGCCACCATTTTCCGATTCCCGTGCGGTGCGCTCACCATGCAGTCTTGCTTGAGGAGCGACCAGGTGATGAACTCCAGCAGGGGCAGCAGGCTGACCAGACGCTTCTTCTTGAGCCCCAGAAGACGCAGCACTTTGCCCATCTCGTCGCTCTGCACCCCGCAGCTCTGAAGAGACAAGTCAAGCATATTTCAATCATGCTAACATACGATGTCGACGAGCTAAGCGAAGTTAGCATAGATGTTGCGAAATTCACAACTACGCTCGTCTGCAACTCTCCATGAAGCTGACTTGAACGTGTTTTGCTCGGGGAAGCGGTTTCTCACCTCAGAGACCATTTGGACCTCCCTAGCCCACTCCATGACCCTCACTTGCACATCCTCATTGGCATCACAGTTCTTCTTGGGTTCTTGAGTCTCAGGTGCCCAGGGGTTGGCCTCCAGAAGCTGAAGAAGTGGGCAGGTGAGATTTGTTTTGCGGGCCTTTGCCTGTCACGCCGACCAACCTTGTCCACATGGCGTAGTTCGTCGGCCCACTCCAGGATGAGTTTATGGCTTTCCTCCAAACTACGCTCGGTGCGCGAGTGGATCTTCTCGGCCTTGCTTGACGTTCCCTCTGATTTGGATCCGTCGCTCTGgagaagtcaagtttatttaaatAGCCCTAAATGGCAAGCAGTCTCAAATggcttcacatgtacaaaacaaactgagaaCAGCAAATTCTTTTTTGGTCTGTTTGTCTATTTTAATTAGTTGTCCAGTATTTCAGACGGGCAATTTCCATATATACCTTGCAAACCTGGTCCACTTGCTCCTTCCAGTGTTGGATGAATTGCACGCACTCCTGCAGGCTGCGCAGGTCTTTCAGGCCGTTCTGGCgaggctgctgctggtgctgaaaACATACCCAGTCAACTTTGACcctccgcaaaaaaaaaaaaaaataataaaaaaaaaacctttgacCCTCCACACACGCTTTAAAAGACAAAATTGTCTTTACAGCGATATATTGTGATAAACACCTCTCATCTAGACAGGGTATTAATCGCTCCTGATGAATATTGTGTTTAGAGATAATTCATTacttctgcccccccccccccccccatacataTTTCGgggcggcggccattttgtcacttgacTGTTGTAATGACGTCACAGCGGTACAACTTTCCCACGTTACACGACTAAACCCCGAAACAGGTGATACAACAGATTATGAATATTAATACCATGTTGAGATTAGTGAGGAGCatcataatataataatatttaaaagaaaCAGTTTTGACTCCCCTTTAAACGCAAGTAAATATATTGAAAGACACGAAGACGATTAGAAAAAGCGGATTCACACCTGCGAGTGTCCGGTGAGATTTCCGCTGGTGACGGGCCGGCTGGGAGCGGAGCTGTGGCCCTGGATGTCCTCCTCGGGCAGGTTCCAGCGCAGGGCACCGATGGAGCTGCTCTGGGTGGTGCTGTAATCCTGCGCCTTCCGCAGCAGGAGGTTCTCTTCgggggcaaaaaacaaaaagaggtgCTCAGCGTCGCGCCAGGTAGCCATCGCCATCATTTGTGCCTTACTTCTGTCCGATTTCAAAATGCTCTTCATCTCCATCAAAGTTTCCTGGTTCCTGCGAACAGCAAgtaactagctagctagccaaGCAAGTTAGCCAGCTAGTTAGTATATAGGTTAGGTTTTTCATTTGTATGTTACcttgacataaaaaaataaataaaaattgtcgTAGTTGGTTAGCTTCTACCTTGTTAGTTCGATATTAAGCTAATCGTATACTATGTGTAGCTAGCTAGAAATCTTCTTAGATATCAAATgactttttaattaatttatttgtagCTATAAAGTTAATTAAGCTTACAAGAATATGCTAGTTAGATAGTCAATAATTTAGAAAGAATAAATGTTGAACAATTTCTCATATTGTCGACTACAGCATAATGACCTAAgtcatttttcaatattttgggaaaagaacaaacacaatttcacagcacatacttatttgaattattattatttacatattGTAACAAAGACTTCAACCAGATGGGTCAACAAGTAAGCTGAAGTAAAAAgacccaataaaaaaaataaaaaaaacaccaatgtGTCCtctaaaaaaaagcaaaaaaacggGTGATTTAATAAATTAATCTGTATTAAAGGAAAAAATATCAGATTTATTATATTTAAGAGTTTTGGTCTTAGAGGTTATACAGTCCAGTTACAGTTCTTAACTTGGTATATATTTTGACTTGAATTTTTGTCAGTGTTCGCCACGACAGTTTCGCAAATTTCTGCCAGAAAGGTTTGGcgtaaaaacaagtataaattaTAAATCTGATTAGcccaaaaaaatctgtgtcTTTATCACTCATCAACCGCTCATGATTGATGAAACAATAATATGTACGAATGTGAGTGTACTGCATTTCGGCGACAAATTTATCTCTGCTCTatgtggaaaagaaaaaaaataatttaatgttaagaaataaaaatgaattgacATGAAACACCAATgacaagtatttatttattaaaaagagATTATCTGtaaattaaattgtaaaagGTCATTTGAGGCTTACCTGTAGTCGGAGGAGGCAAAGGAGAGGGCAACCAACTGGCGGCCGCTCcgctgccgtctcgtcgttttgATGGATCGTCCCCTGACCTTTGGACTCCTGATTTATTGGGAGGGGCGACACTTGGCTGGTTTCCTTGAAGCCGTCTGCCAGCGTCtcgctcatacacacacacaaaacacacacacacacacacacctacacgtgGTGAGGAATGACGTTTAAGATAATAAAGCTTAGCCTATCGCTGATTGTGACGCACAAGATGATTTTACGGTGGCTCCACTTGGCTTACGTTCAGTCTCATAACAATATTTATGTGAACAAAAGCAACCCATCAGGCCccagccatgttttttttgttcatggtGTTTGTCCTCATTTGGGTTACACGTGTGCTGAAGCCCATTTTAGCGCGTGCACATACCTTGACAAATATCAAACCAAAAGATTTTCACAGAgtagtttttattattttagcaACAGCAGAAGCCGCTTCGGTTTATAAAAGTGACTGAATGACGTGCATTTTGAACATTTCAGTCaatgcgtaaaaaaaaaaatgtttgtttcagaatttttgttttgtttcaggaAATGTGATCTGAGCCCCACTGTCATCAGTTCCAGCTCTTGAAAAACTGCTTGAAGATGATGGTCTCCTTCCCCTGGGGCAGGATCTCCAcctgaagcagaaaagcagaggtgAGTGGAGGATATTTTATCAGATGTTATCATTTTtggattttcctttttttttttttttttttggtgacattACCATCTTTATTCAGAGCATCACAACTTTCTGCATAAGGTTATGATTTTTCTTTTATGGATAAACGTTACCTTTTGTGACATGACACGTGATGtgaatttcagattttttttctcgggACATTATCCGGTGACCACTAGAACATTTTTGcatcaattttcttttaaattctcGTAATGTTGCAACCAATGATGCAACTTTTTCAAGTAACATTACAATTTTCTCATGACAATAAGACATTTCTAAttaagatttttgttttaacaatATTTAATAGTTTTGAGATTCAATTTTCTCTCTGAACTTTTGTGTCAAATATCGAATTGTTTTTCTCATATTTCGAGAATTCTTTGTAACAATACATCTTTCTCGTAACATGATGACCCATAATATTGCGATATTTCTTCAAAACGACTTTATATCTTGACATTTTGACTTTTTACATCTTCTCCCAACATTCCGACTCTTTGGCGCATTTCAATTTTTTGTGCTCCATGCGTACTTTTGTCATAACAATGAATTTTCTTCACGCTAGTCTtcacattacaaaaaaaattcatatgTTTTTGTGTTAAGTTATCACAACAAACATTGTATGCATGAGGAAAAtggcgacttttttttttctttctaagaATAGGAGGAATCAGTACTCCCAAGTCTTTTATCTGTAATCCTCCAAGTAGAGCGGGAGTGCTTTTACCACCTCTGTGAGAAAGTGATcgttaaaaaaaagtaactgCGGGAGCAAATGATAAGAAGGTCGCACGCAATAAAAACACAAAGTCTCGCAAAAGCATGGCGCTGTGCCGCACCTGCGTTTTCATCCTGGGGTAGTTCATCTGCTCAATGAACTTGTCTGCCACCTGCAGGGCCGCCTGCTTCTCCTTGCCGTTGGCCCCGACTcctgaaaaagcaaaaaaatttaTCGagatcattttttatttaaaaaaaaaaaatatatatatatataattttttgggggttttgattaaatgaatgaatcaaataATTGAGCACTCAAGTCATTTTAAAAAGGGTGGAACCCCAGCCCTGCTCTACTTTGTGGCGGTCACCTTTCCACACGAAAATTTTGCCGTTGGCACCGTTGTCCAGAATGAAGCAGTCGTCTCGTAGCAGCAGCTCCTTGGCAAACGGGCTCTTTGCTTCCACTTTGGTCAGCGACATGGAGCCGGTTGCGTCCGATACCTGTACAAAGAGAAGGCTCGTGTTTTGAAAACTTGACCCCAAAGAGAGGGAGCATCCCGCCGGTGACCTTGTAGAGGGAGGCTACGTTGGAGGCGTCCGCTTTGCTATCCTCCTCCGGGGTGCTTTCGGCCAGCTCGGGCTTGGCTCCCAAAACTTTCAGCATTTCGGGAGGTTCCTCTCCCTCGACGGAGTCCACGATGCGAGCTTTGCCATGTCGGTCGGCATCCCGAATCAGCGAGGCGATCTCCCGCACTTTCTGTTTCTCAAAGACGTTGGCCTGCGATCCGATCCAGGACACGATGACCTGCGGGTGGCGAAGGCAACTTAAGCGGAGCGCAAGAGATTTAAACAAGCAAGATTCCGCCTCAATGGTGACCCCAGGAATGAATCGTAGTAAATATGTTGCCTTGCgccatttagagaaaaaacagcAGCTGTCGGCTAATTGGAAAAACATCGACAGGTAAGGTGCaacttttctttggattttGGTTACGATGACTTTTGTCAGCCAAATATAATGTTGATgtaacattttcttttcaattgcTAACACTAGCTAAGGATTTTTTGCTCTTCACTTTACATTAACAAAGCTGTAGAAAAGAAGTTTAGCTAGCTTGTAGCTAAACTCTAGCTAGCTTGCAGCTAACTTgctagcatgtgtgtgtttttgttattgtgtgtAATGGGCAATAAAAGGCTTTATTTTTACAAGGTCTGCTTTTTAACTTAAGGACTTGAatcaggactttttttttttttttttttttacagaaatacGATCTGTTCTACCTAAGACCAACTTTTGCCGGTCATCACCTCTCCGAGGTCCAAGATGAAGCAGTCGCCCTTGTTGAAGCTCTTCCAGGACAGCTCCACCTCCTTGGCACGGATGTTGCGTTTGCCTTTAATCTGATACAAGCGTTGTACCGCCGTCCCTGAATTCTGAGGCCTCCTGAACCCCGACTCCACGCCGCCATCCTGCCAAGAAAAGctcctcttttaaaaaaaattgtccatGCGGACAATTCAGAAACAGGACCTTGTTTCGTATATTGTCGTTGCTGTAGTAAAAGTGATTCCTTAAATTGTCCTAAAAAGAAACTGTGTTTAATGAAATGACCAACTATCAAATATGTTAAATAAGTTTTAATTCAGTTTTTTGTATCTACATCTTCCTTGTAATTATTAAAAGATTTTGTTTTATCACATTTTTCTCCCACTGTTCAGTTATTACGTTGACAATGCGGCAACATATGCTAAGTTGTTTCGGCTTCGTTTAAGATTTTTTTCCGCCATAAAGGATAATCTCGGTCAAACTAGCGCAGGTAGCTGTAGCAGTTTAATTTGTTCTTTTTATTATAGCGCTAAGTTTGTTCTTAATTGCTTAGCATAGTAGCTAATGCGCAGAACCTGTATTCTTTAGCGAAATGCTAACTTTAGCATTGATTTACAACCCTGCTACTATGTATTTCGAGTAAGcttgaaatgaaatgacatttCAAGTAAAATGAAGATGTCTTCATTCAATTTATGAAAGTTTTATTTAGTAATCGAAATATATGTTTTCCGGGGAGCTGATCGGGATCTTTTAGCGTAGTCTAATACAGCAAAATATAAACTATCATTGAAGTTGATGGAGAATTGCAGTTATTGGTTTTCTTGAAAACCTGAGCAAAATTGTAAAATAAACTGCCCGTTTGTAAAAACAATGTTGGTGCCCAAATTGTGATCTAAGCCAGGGATTGTCAACCGTTGGTCCGCGGTCCTCTCGTGGTCCGTGGCGGTATTCCAAGCGGTCGGTCCACGAAAATGGAAATTGATCATTATTGGAacattgttaaaaataaaatcaattcaTTAAttagacttgattttttttccagctaatttccaAATAATAACCCATCCAAataatgtcaaatgtagctgagattcacAAAATAGATATAATATTGGTGGTGAAGGGCAGACCTTGTAGCTGACACCTCTGGGGAAGAGCGTCATGAAGTCTGAGGACTCGTAGCCCTGGACCTGCCTGTGCTGAACCGGGTCCCCACCTAGG
The sequence above is drawn from the Syngnathus scovelli strain Florida chromosome 1, RoL_Ssco_1.2, whole genome shotgun sequence genome and encodes:
- the si:dkey-219e21.2 gene encoding nuclear factor 7, ovary isoform X1 translates to MATWRDAEHLFLFFAPEENLLLRKAQDYSTTQSSSIGALRWNLPEEDIQGHSSAPSRPVTSGNLTGHSQHQQQPRQNGLKDLRSLQECVQFIQHWKEQVDQVCKSDGSKSEGTSSKAEKIHSRTERSLEESHKLILEWADELRHVDKLLEANPWAPETQEPKKNCDANEDVQVRVMEWAREVQMVSESCGVQSDEMGKVLRLLGLKKKRLVSLLPLLEFITWSLLKQDCMGMIPQLWLPVKQRAWKAGSSRYIPNSVWSWIRGAQADVTLDANTNHPWLSLSVDNRQVQEGLSEADLPYSSQRFDSWPCVLAWEGYSRGRHYWEVDIAKNGYWRVGLAAVDSRRHGRFPMNPETGFWCLWRSTHQFYACTKPETVLPAGLVPRRMGVYLDYEVGQVSFYNAESKTHIYTFTGKFKGKVYPLFAPFDGRTLMTVVPPPAD
- the hacd4 gene encoding very-long-chain (3R)-3-hydroxyacyl-CoA dehydratase 4, with the protein product MLSFRHAYIFFYNLFQFCGHTWILTNMIVRFLTFGQDALADTFHSVGLVMSLCQLLSVLEIFHIADRIEKARLLPRLIQVLEKNLLLLTLIRLDEVQSKPVVCLQLFFWNISDLLRYPHEVMCVMDAPSATMLWARYTLWIPVYVLSAVTEGVTIWQVMRYLEQESLLAGNATAAAAVHRPLVLLVSLPLLVLGASLTVWLSLKERQHQQERWAKKMKRK
- the capgb gene encoding capping protein (actin filament), gelsolin-like b, whose protein sequence is MLPLQAAAGQFGPEVRQPGLRVWRVEKMKAVPLPSSEVGVFYNGDAYLVLENRGELGTDLHMWLGEKSSRDEQVACAMLATQLDNFLGGDPVQHRQVQGYESSDFMTLFPRGVSYKDGGVESGFRRPQNSGTAVQRLYQIKGKRNIRAKEVELSWKSFNKGDCFILDLGEVIVSWIGSQANVFEKQKVREIASLIRDADRHGKARIVDSVEGEEPPEMLKVLGAKPELAESTPEEDSKADASNVASLYKVSDATGSMSLTKVEAKSPFAKELLLRDDCFILDNGANGKIFVWKGVGANGKEKQAALQVADKFIEQMNYPRMKTQVEILPQGKETIIFKQFFKSWN
- the si:dkey-219e21.2 gene encoding nuclear factor 7, ovary isoform X2 — encoded protein: MEMKSILKSDRKNLLLRKAQDYSTTQSSSIGALRWNLPEEDIQGHSSAPSRPVTSGNLTGHSQHQQQPRQNGLKDLRSLQECVQFIQHWKEQVDQVCKSDGSKSEGTSSKAEKIHSRTERSLEESHKLILEWADELRHVDKLLEANPWAPETQEPKKNCDANEDVQVRVMEWAREVQMVSESCGVQSDEMGKVLRLLGLKKKRLVSLLPLLEFITWSLLKQDCMGMIPQLWLPVKQRAWKAGSSRYIPNSVWSWIRGAQADVTLDANTNHPWLSLSVDNRQVQEGLSEADLPYSSQRFDSWPCVLAWEGYSRGRHYWEVDIAKNGYWRVGLAAVDSRRHGRFPMNPETGFWCLWRSTHQFYACTKPETVLPAGLVPRRMGVYLDYEVGQVSFYNAESKTHIYTFTGKFKGKVYPLFAPFDGRTLMTVVPPPAD